The window GCACTCAATGTGAATACAGTGATCGACGCTTCTGCTGCAACCGGTGCAGTTACAGTTGATGCTTCGGCTTCTACAACCAACGGTTTGAAGATCATTGGTAGCGCTACAAAAGCCAACACATTGACAGGCAATGCTTTGTCAAGCATTCTGACTGGTGGCGCTGCTGCTGACACGATCACTGGTGGCGCTGCTGCTGATGTGATCAGTGCCGGTGAAGGCAACAACACCATTGCTGGTGGTGGTGGTGCTGACGTGATTACTGCAGGCAACGGCAACAACACTATTTCTGGCTTTAGCGGTGGTACCGTGACTGTTGGCAATGGTTACAACATCATCATCGGTGGTGCTGGTGCCGATACCATTGTTGTTGGTACAGGCGGTAACGTGATCACGGGTGCTGCTGGTGCAGATAAGATTACATTTGGCGCCCACGTTGCTGGCGTGATGGACGGTATTGTTTTGTCAGCCGCAGCTCAAACATATTCTGCTGCCACAGCAGGAACCATTGTTTCAGGTACAACTGCTTTGACAGGCATTGACGTTGTAACCGGCTTGAAAGCTGGCGACACTATTGACGTTTCTGCAGTCATCAACACAATTGCCGGTACTGCCGGTACTACGATTTCAGCCGCAGCTGGAACTACAGCCTCTTTGGTACGTGGTAACTTTGATGCAACAACCAACATCTGGACCACCAGCGCAACTGGTACAGATACATTGTTCGTTTATGACATTGACGGTGCTGGTGCCAACACAGTTGTTGAAGCAATTGCCTTGATCGGCGTTGTTGCTACAGGTGTTGCAGCTGCTGGTGTATTGTCTCTGGCCTAATTTGAATGAACTCAGAGTGATCTGAGTTCATTTGATCTGGTTAAACCCCACCCCTCACAAGGGGGTGGGGTTTTTTCGTCTATATTCTCGGCACACACTCAACTGCTGCAATCAGTCTTTCCCTGCTTAAATGCGCATATCTGCTGGTCGTCTTAATGTCTGCATGCCCCAGCAGTTCCTGCACTTCGTACAAACTCCGCCCGGCATTCACCAAGAACGATGCAAAGCTGTGTCTCAGATCGTGAACCCGAAGGTCTGGTAAACCAGCACGTTTTCGGGCAGCATCCCAGCTGAAGAAAATAGAAACGAATGGCTTTAAGGTATTTGGGTTTGGAAAAATATAGTCACAAGCGAAAGTGATTGTTTGCTGTGTTTTGGCTTCCATCAAAATATCTAGCGCTCCCAAAGACAATGGAATGTGTCGTATCTTGTTAGACTTATTTTTTGAGATTTTCCATGAACGTTGGGCCCAGTCTATGTCTGTCCATTTGGCATCCAACACCTCACGTTTGCGTGCGCCTGTATAAATCAAAAATGCCACAATCATGCGAAGCAATCGGTTGCTGCTGCTTCGCACAGCTGTCAGCAATTTGCTGGATTCCTCAGCAGTGAGGTAGCGCTCCATACGATTGTCATTTTTTAAGTAACGCACACCGTTAAAGCTATCAAGGCTAACACCAGGTACAGACCAACTGTGCGCCAACTTGTATGCATAACGCAGCAGCACCAATGCACGATTGATGGTGCCTGGTGCCAGTTGCTTGTATTTAAGCGTTTCAATGAATCCAGAAAAATCTAGTGCCGAGAGTTTCGCCATGGCCATCATCCCCAAGGCGGGCACGATATGCACTCGAATCATGCATTCATCAGATTGCCAACTGCGCTTGTAGCTGCGCACATATGGCAGATATTGCGATACCAAAAACGCTTCTAAAGTGATGAACGAAGCGGCATTGCGCTTACTTGTATTTCGAACTTGCACCAACCCAGCATGCCACAGCTTGCCTAATTGAATGGCCTGCAATGCCATAGTACGTGCCTGATGCACTGTCATCAGCTTGGCGTCGCCAATGCTTACTAGGCGCTTCTTGCCATCAAGCCAATAACGAACTCGATAGGTTTTTCGACCACTACAAAGCAGATCCAAATAAAAACCTTTGACTTTAGTGTCAAACACTTCAAGGTGCGTACGGCCAGAGGGGCAACTTAGTTCTTGGACCAAATGGTCGGTTAGTACTTTTACAACCATTGATCTACAGGAACGTTGATAGGTCAACGTCACGGATAAGTGGTCGGTGGAATGAATTGATTCGATGTAGAAATATTGACAACAATTTAAGTCTTTAAAAACAACAAGTTACAGCTGCTGAATTTACTCTATTAATTTGCTTACTACCAGTTTGGTCGTTAGCTACAAAAGTACACAAGAAGCCCGCATTCCGCAGAGCGCATTGGCAACAGTGCGCTCTGTCGAGTGTGGGCTTTTTGCTTGATCGCTCGCACTCGGTTTCTTTGCAAAGAAATCTAGTTTTTACCAATCCCTAAAAAAGGAAATTAAATGGCAACCGTAAATGCACTCTCCGTAGCACTGTTTAACGCAGCTGCTGGTGGCTATGCCGCCGAAATGACCGCTAACGCTTCTGGCTTTGCCAATGCTGTTGGTCCCATCTTGGAGAAAGACATCTCCACAGACGCCTTGTTCGTTGAGCACCTGCTCGGCAACTTGGGCGTGTTGTCTACTAGCCCCGTGTACGCACAGGCTAAGGCTGCTGTTGCTGCTTTGGTGACAACCAAAGGCCGTGCAGGCGCTGCCTCTGACGCCGTTGACTTCTTGAAGGCTCAAGAAGGCACAACAAGCGCCTACGCAACCATCGCCGCTACCTTTGCAGCCAAAGTTAACCAAGCCGCTGTATTCACAGCCGCAAACGCTACAGAGCGTGACATCACCAAGCTGGTCGCTGCTGTGACTGGTGTGGACACAGACGTTGTTGCCATCAACAACGCCGTTGCCGCTCAGAAGGCTGCTGACGACGCTGCTGCCGCTGCTGCTGTTGCAAAAGCTGCTGCTGATGCTAAGGCTGCTGCTGAAGCTACTGCTAAAGCCGCTGCCGATAAGGCCGCCTCTGACGCTGCTGCCGCTCTGAAGGCTGCAAACGACAAGGCCACTGCTGATGCCACAGCCGCTAAAGCCGCTGCTGACAAAGCTGCCGCTGACGCTGCTACAGCATTGAAGGCCGCACAAGACAAAGCTGCTGCTGATCTGACAGCGGCAAACACTGCTGCCGCTGCAGCTGCTAAGACAGCTGCTGACGCAGCTACTAAAGCCGCTGCTGATGCTGCTGCTACATTGAAAGCTGCACAAGATAAAGCTGCTGCTGACGCAGTTGCTGCTAAAGCCGCTGCTGACAAAGCATTGGCTGATGCTGCCGCAACCTTGAAGGCCGCACAAGACAAAGCTGTTGCTGACGCTGCTACTGCCGCTGCTGCATTGAAGGCTGTTGACAACACTTCCTACGCTTCTGAGCAAGCTGCTTATGACGCTGCTTTGGCTGCTGCACAGAAGTCTGCTGCCGATGCTGCTGCTGCAACTAAGGTTGTGACAGACGCCGCCGCCGCGAAAGCTGCTGCTGACTTGGCTGCTGCTAATGCAACGATCGCAACACTGCGCAACCCAGTGGGCACAACAACTGCTTTAACAACAAGCACAACTGCTGACCTTGCCATTGGTACCGCTGGTAACGATACTTTTACTGGTACAGACGCAAGCTTGAATGGTGACGTGATTGTTGATACGTCTACAACTGATAACGATACATTGACCATCACTGGTCGTGCTTTCCAAACATCTGTAGCTAACACTGGCGGTGTGATCGTTGGCATTGAAAATATCAATGTGAACTTTGACGCCTTGACAGCAATGACCGCTAACATGGTCACATTGCGTGATGATGCCAATATTACTGTTTCGAACACACGTGCAGGTGCTTCTGCCTTGGTGACAGTGTCCAACGTTACCAACGGCTCAACAGTTAACGCTGGTACTGGCTTGGCTGGTGGCTTGACTGTGACAATGGACGCAGCTGATAGCGCAGTAACTGTCAATTCAACAGGTGTGACAGGAACAACCACTGTGACAACTTCTGGCACAGGCTCCATGATAGTTAACTCCAATACAGATGCGCTTACATTGAATACTGCTGATGGTGATATCACCGTGAATGCGGGTGCTACTTCTGGGGCTATTTCAGCGACCTCAACAGGTACTGTCGCTGGTGTTACAGGTGACGTGATCATCAATGCCAATACTGCAACTGGCGCTGTTACAGGTCAATCTTCAGACGGTGATGTAACTATCTATGCAAACGCTGCCACTGGTACCGTTACTGCGACAGCCAACCACTCTGGTGGTGACGTCATTGTTCAAGCAAATACGACTGCAGCCATTACAACGACTGCAAAAACTGCAGCAATCACCTCTGCAAATGTGGGTACTTCTGCAAGTCCAACGGTTATTTCTGTAACTGGTACGTCAGGTTCTGCAGATACCGCTACGATCATAGCTAACGGAATCGTCACTTTGACAAATGCAGCTAGCCTTGAAGGGTTGACACTTTCCGGTAACACAGCGGCAGTAACATACAACTTCGCTAATGCAGAAACCATCGCTGTTACTGGTTCGCAGAATGTGACTATTGCAGGCACAGCAGCAAACCTTGCAGCCTCAACAATCACTGAGACTGCAACAGGTACTGTTACAGCCAGCATCACAACCGATGCCGGAGGTAGCGACGATTTTTCAAGTCTTACAGTTGACCGTGTTACTCACACAGTTGCGGCTGGTGGCGCTAACACATACACATACCGTGATGGTCAAGCCGTTACCTGGGGTGTCAACCCTGCAGCTGCTATCACTTTGGACATCAGTGATGGTACATCTACGACAGTTGCAGGCTCTTTGAGTCTTACACTGAGCGCAAACACCACAAGCGTATTGACACTGGATAATTCTGGCGATGAAATCGATACGTTGAATGTTACAGCTTCAGTAGCTCAAACCGCCCTTGACATTCGTGGAGACAGCACTGCTACTACAGGTGACACGATTAATTTGCTGGGATCTAAAGCCTACACAGTAGCTACAACTGCCACAGCATTGGTATTGAATGGTGGATCTGCAACTGGTGTAATTACTGCGACAGCTGCAACAGCTGGCATCTTGTCTGTTATTGGTGGATCAGGCGCTGACTCGTTGACTTTGACAACAAACAATGCAAACACAAGCGTTTCTGGTGGCGCCGGTAATGACACTTTCACCTTGAACGGTGCTACATACTTGTCTACGCAGTCAATCGACGGTGGTATCGGTACTGATACAGCTTCTATTGGTGGTGCAACTGACGTGTCTGCTGCTACGTTCCAGAACATTGAAATTGTTGCCCAAGCCGCTAACACTTTCCGTCTGAGCCAATCGCAAGCTGTTACAGGTTTGACATTTACTGGTACAGGTGCTGTGACAGTTGATGATCTTGCTGCTACTGTTGACTTGTCTGGACTTGTGTTCTCTTCTACTGCAGGTGTTGTTATTGATGCAGTGAATAACTCACTGTCAACTTTAGGTACAGCGACTCAACGTACTTTTACAGGCACCTCACAAGCAGACACAATCACTGGCTACGACGGAAATGACACGTTGATTGGTGGAGCTGGTAACGATATCTTGATTGGTGGCGATGGAGCTGATGCTTTGATTGGTGGTACTGGTAGCAATACATATCGCTACACTGCAGCTTCAACCGCTGATACTGGTGAGACTATTACCTTCAACACTGCTACAGGCGCTACAGAAACGATTGATGTGACTACAGCTTCGATTACTCTGTCAGCAATTAATGGTGGCGCAAAGTTGACAGGCCTGGATGTAATCGCAATTGGATCGGGACTGACAGCAACGATGCTCGCTGCTCAAGTATCAGGCGTTACAGCCCTTGCAGTTAATGGCGTAGCAGCAGATGGTGCTACAGAAACTTTGGCTCTGACAGCTACATCTGCTGCAGAAACCTTCGATCTGTCTACTATCACTCTCACAAATGCAGTTTTGACCTTGAATGCTGGCGCTGGTAACGACACCATCACAGTTTCCGATAGTGGCGGAACAATCACTGGCGGCACTGGTGCAGATAGCATGACTGCAGGCGCAGGTGCTGATGTGTTTGTATTTGCTTCAGGTGCTTCAGGTATTACTGTAGCAACAGCTGATACGATTACTGGTTTTGATGTGGCTGCTGATACTTTAGATCTTGCTGTCGCTGGCGACGATACTGCAAATGCAGCTTCACCTGCTGAAAACTATACGGAAGCTGCTGGTCCAGTTGCTAGTTTCTCTGCTGCCTTAACCGCAGCCAATGTGGCAATTGCAGGAGCTTTGGTAACAGAGACAACTGCAACGGTTATGTACAATTTCCAGTGGGATGCTACAAACGGCTATCTGTTTATTGACAGTAACATTGATGGCACAGCAGATGAAGTAATCATCCTCGTTGGCATTACAGGGGCAGCAGCTGGTGCTTCTTTGATTGTGTAATAAACACACATTTAGGAACATTCGAAGTGCCACCCCTTCGGCTTCAGTCGAGGGGGCTCAAGAAACAGCCTTGTCACTCAAAAGGTGGCAA is drawn from Limnohabitans sp. 103DPR2 and contains these coding sequences:
- a CDS encoding site-specific integrase, yielding MVVKVLTDHLVQELSCPSGRTHLEVFDTKVKGFYLDLLCSGRKTYRVRYWLDGKKRLVSIGDAKLMTVHQARTMALQAIQLGKLWHAGLVQVRNTSKRNAASFITLEAFLVSQYLPYVRSYKRSWQSDECMIRVHIVPALGMMAMAKLSALDFSGFIETLKYKQLAPGTINRALVLLRYAYKLAHSWSVPGVSLDSFNGVRYLKNDNRMERYLTAEESSKLLTAVRSSSNRLLRMIVAFLIYTGARKREVLDAKWTDIDWAQRSWKISKNKSNKIRHIPLSLGALDILMEAKTQQTITFACDYIFPNPNTLKPFVSIFFSWDAARKRAGLPDLRVHDLRHSFASFLVNAGRSLYEVQELLGHADIKTTSRYAHLSRERLIAAVECVPRI
- a CDS encoding beta strand repeat-containing protein, with amino-acid sequence MATVNALSVALFNAAAGGYAAEMTANASGFANAVGPILEKDISTDALFVEHLLGNLGVLSTSPVYAQAKAAVAALVTTKGRAGAASDAVDFLKAQEGTTSAYATIAATFAAKVNQAAVFTAANATERDITKLVAAVTGVDTDVVAINNAVAAQKAADDAAAAAAVAKAAADAKAAAEATAKAAADKAASDAAAALKAANDKATADATAAKAAADKAAADAATALKAAQDKAAADLTAANTAAAAAAKTAADAATKAAADAAATLKAAQDKAAADAVAAKAAADKALADAAATLKAAQDKAVADAATAAAALKAVDNTSYASEQAAYDAALAAAQKSAADAAAATKVVTDAAAAKAAADLAAANATIATLRNPVGTTTALTTSTTADLAIGTAGNDTFTGTDASLNGDVIVDTSTTDNDTLTITGRAFQTSVANTGGVIVGIENINVNFDALTAMTANMVTLRDDANITVSNTRAGASALVTVSNVTNGSTVNAGTGLAGGLTVTMDAADSAVTVNSTGVTGTTTVTTSGTGSMIVNSNTDALTLNTADGDITVNAGATSGAISATSTGTVAGVTGDVIINANTATGAVTGQSSDGDVTIYANAATGTVTATANHSGGDVIVQANTTAAITTTAKTAAITSANVGTSASPTVISVTGTSGSADTATIIANGIVTLTNAASLEGLTLSGNTAAVTYNFANAETIAVTGSQNVTIAGTAANLAASTITETATGTVTASITTDAGGSDDFSSLTVDRVTHTVAAGGANTYTYRDGQAVTWGVNPAAAITLDISDGTSTTVAGSLSLTLSANTTSVLTLDNSGDEIDTLNVTASVAQTALDIRGDSTATTGDTINLLGSKAYTVATTATALVLNGGSATGVITATAATAGILSVIGGSGADSLTLTTNNANTSVSGGAGNDTFTLNGATYLSTQSIDGGIGTDTASIGGATDVSAATFQNIEIVAQAANTFRLSQSQAVTGLTFTGTGAVTVDDLAATVDLSGLVFSSTAGVVIDAVNNSLSTLGTATQRTFTGTSQADTITGYDGNDTLIGGAGNDILIGGDGADALIGGTGSNTYRYTAASTADTGETITFNTATGATETIDVTTASITLSAINGGAKLTGLDVIAIGSGLTATMLAAQVSGVTALAVNGVAADGATETLALTATSAAETFDLSTITLTNAVLTLNAGAGNDTITVSDSGGTITGGTGADSMTAGAGADVFVFASGASGITVATADTITGFDVAADTLDLAVAGDDTANAASPAENYTEAAGPVASFSAALTAANVAIAGALVTETTATVMYNFQWDATNGYLFIDSNIDGTADEVIILVGITGAAAGASLIV